CCCACTCAACATCAATATCGACAGTGTCTGCCGTATCAGCGGCAAAGGCAGCCTGCAAAAGCTCCGCCTGCTGGCGCGTATACGTTCGCAGGGGCGATTCATCCAGCGCGGTGTTCCATATCCGCTGGTAGGCCGCGCCTGATTTTTTCGGGCGCGTGTTGAGCACAATGCCGTGTAAAACCGGATACCAGACCAGCCGTGACCACTCAATCACCCGCCGGTCAGATAGAAATTCCGCCAGATAACGGCGCATGGAACGAAAATCTGTCCCCGCCGGGGTGCCAAGATTGACCAGCAGCACACCGATACGTTTTTTGCGCAGGTTTTCTTGCATTTGTTCAGCCTGCCCGGTTTAACGCGAATTTTCCGCCATCAGATTTGGTGCATAACAGCCGTGTTGTATTCACAAGCGCGCAATTGGCCTGCGATACTGTGCCACTGACATGGGAGCGAATCTCGATGGAAACCATGGTCGGCGAATGGAGGACATAATTGCCTTCTGACAATTTTTCCTGCGTGTCAGGGGCGCGGGTTTCAAAAACACCATTGCGGAAGGACGACATGATGCCGTTTGAGTCAGCCCATTTCCCTTCAATGCCCTGTGGTATATTCTGCGGGGAAACCATGGGCGGCGATGATGGAAAACAGCCTGCGAGGCCGACGCCGAGAATGAACAGGCAGCTGGTGGAAGCGAGGGATTTCATAGGGCAGGCTCCATAATACAGATAACAGCGCAAGAGGCCGGAGAATAGCAAATACAAGGCCGTTGCGCCAGAGTTGGCCCTTTAAAATAAGCCTGTAAATCAAAAACAGCAAGCGGCTTCCTGCTTGCCGGTGCCATGTTCACGCGCAATTTATGCAACCAAACGATAAGGCGGGCATTTTAGCCTGATAAGGAAGGCAGATATGTGATGACGGGCCCTGTATTGATTGCCGTTGAAGATGGTGTACAGCGCAAAAGGCTGGCAGAAATGCTTCTTGCGGCGGGATACCGTATTATTGACGCTGAAAGCGGCTATCGCGCGCTGGAGCTTTTGCGCCGCCGGCGCGATATCATGCTGGCCCTTGTCAGCCTTGAAATGTCTGATATCCGCGAGGTGGATTTTATTGCCAGTATCCGTGCCGCCGGTATTGCGACAGCGCTGATCGCCCTTGTCACCCATGAGGATGACACACGCCTCAAGCGCGCCCTTGCTGCGGGTGCGCGTGACTTTTTGTCCCTGCCTGCGTCGCCATTGCGGCTCAATGTTTCTGTTGGTAATTTACTGCATCATGTTATGCTGGAACACAGGCTGCATCTTTTGCAGCAGAACAGCGGGAAAATAATAGATATTGATGATTTTGTCGCCAGAAGTGCGCTGATGCAACACCTGATAAAGGCTGCGCGCGCTGCTGCCCAGGATATGAAACCCCTGCTTGTTATCGGTGAGGCGGGCACAAGGCCGGAATTGCTGGCGCATGCCATTCATCATCAGGCCAAAAATGCCGCCATGCCTTTTATTCCTGTCAGTTGCAGTGCCACCCTCGACAAAGACCTCTCTGCCGGGCAGTGGTTGCGTGATATTGGCAAAAAGCTGCATGCAGCCAAAGAGGCAACGGTATTTTTCAACGATATTGACATGCTGGATATGGATTTGCAGAACGGGCTGCTGGCCTTGCTGCGTGCGCCGGCGGCAAAACATATCCGTTTGATGGCCTCCGCTTCCGCTTCTCTGGCCGGACGTGTCAGGGATGGCAGTTTTTCAGCCGGTCTGTGGCAGTTCATTGCACAAAGCGAGCTTGAAATTCCGCCGCTGCGCACCCGCCGGGAAGATATTCCCGAATTGGTTGAGCGGATTCTGGCGCAGATTTTGATGGATACCGGCAAGGCCCGGATTACCGGTGTGGCAGGGGCGGCGCAAGCGCTTTTGCTGCAGCATGACTGGCCGAATAACCATGCCGAGCTGGAAGCTTTGCTGTATCGTGCGGTGTTGTTGAGTGAGGGGCCGCTGCTGGGTGTCCATGATTTTCCGCAATTGTTGCAGAATCGGGAAGAAACTGTGCATGAAACCGGCCCGGAAAACGATTTGCAGGCATTATCCACGCAGCCGTCTTTGCTGGCGCTGGATGAAAGCGGGCATATTTTATCGCTGGCGCAGATGGAAAAAGAGCTGATCCGCGAGGCGATGAAACGCTATAACGGGCGAATCAGCGAAGTGGCACGGCGGTTGAAGATCGGCCGCTCAACACTCTATCGCAAGCTTGAAGAATATGATCTTGTTGAAAAGCCGGCAGGCGGATAAAAGCGTCTCAATCGGCATAATCCTGTCTGTGCTGCCAGCCATAGGCGGAAATTGCCTGTGGCAGGGGCAGGACATCGTCACCGGATAAAGTGGCGGCTGCCTCACCAACCACGGCCTGCTGTGTGACATTCCGCAGCCTGTGTGTTGTGTTTTGCGCCTGATGGTTCAGCCGGCCGGTCTTGCTTCCGGTGTCCGTATCCATGGTGACAAGTTGCAACGTGCTGCGGCCTTGTTGCGCCGGTCTTGTAGCGGCGGGGGAAAAATCATCAGCCGGCACGGGGATAACTTCAATCTGTTTTATCAATTCACCCACTGCGTCTTTTTTCTGCACCGGTGTTTCTACCGGGCGCAGCTGTGGAAGAGGAACAGCCTGCGGCAGCGGCTGTTCCACCAGGGCAAGGGCCAGCGGGGCGGCTTGCGCTGCTGGTGCTGTTGCCGCAAGACCAAGCGGTTTTACACCGGGGATGGGAACATCAGGCGATAACCCCGCCGCAATTGCTGCAAGGGCAGTTTCCGGCGTTTTCTGTTTTATCGCTGCAACCGTGAACGGCTTTGTATCCGGTACCGGGATATTTCGCGGCAGGGTTACACTGTTTTCAGCAACCAGCGGCGCGGTTTCATCCTCGATTTCCTCTATATCCGCCTGTCCCGCAAAACCCGGCACCGGCACATTGTGTTCCGGCAATTGTGCTATCATCGTTTCTTCCTGTGGTGTCTGCGGTTTTACCTGCGGGACAAGCGGTGTCACCTTATCCTGCTTGCGGCCAAAGAGTGAGGGGAACGGGTTGCCATTCTGTTTGTTCTCTTTTGCTTCTGCCACCATGATTTGCGGTGGCAGGCCTTTGCGGGCCTTATAGTCGGCCATGGCCTGCACATAGCCTGAAAGGGGTACACCGTCACTGGGGATATGGATGGTTCTGCCATTGGGGAATAGTGCCAGCAGATCGTGGCGGTTCATTCGCGGCCAGTGGCGCACATTGCCGACATCAACATGGATGAAGGGCGAGCCGGAGGCGGGATAATAGCCGACCCCGCCCGATTGTTGTTTCATGCCGATTTGCCGTAATCTGGACAGCGTGACATCGGGAATATAAAAATCCATCGCTTTACCAAGGGTGTGCTGGCTGTTTTTGGCGACCCCGCTGCTGCTGGAGCGGGCGCGCAGCATAGAGTTGGTTGCCGGCGCACGATAGGCTGAGACAACATGGATATAGTCGTTTGAGCCGCTCAGGCGGTAAATCTGCCAGACGACATCAAACAGGTGCGGGTCCATAACGGTCGGTTCATTGCGCCGCCAGTCCCGCAGAAAATAATTAAGCTTTTTCAGACCGCTTTGCACATAGCGGCCGTCTTTTTTAAAGACAATTTCCGCCCGTTCACGGGTATGGACATAATAAAGCCTGAGAGAGCGGGTTTCAGCCTGTGCAGCGGAAAAGGAAAACAGAGGGCAAAAACAGGCCAGCATGGAAAACAGGACCGCCCGGCAGGAAAAATGCGCCTGTATGGTTTGTCTCCCGCTTTTTCTGCTCATGCGTTTTTGTCCCACCGGTAAAACCCGTTTTTGTTCCAGCCTGAATTTCACGCCGCAATGTGGCAGAAAATGGTTAACAGCTTGTGTCTCTATAGCATGGCGGGCCTGAAATAACAGTCAAGTTTTATGACACCGGCTGTTTTTTCTTGAGAAAACCGGCATTTGATTTACCTTTCAGGAGCATTCCGGTATCGTATGCGAGACCGGAAATGTTAAGACCGGAAATGTCAGGGAATGTGTCATGAGTAAAAAAAATCCTGCCGCAACACAGCATAAAACGTCTCTTGTTATTGAGGATATGACCTGCGCCTCCTGTGTGCGGCGGGTGGAAAAAGCCATTCGCGGCGCGATACAGGCCGAAGAGGTTAGCGTTAATCTGGCGACAAACCGTGCTGATATTGTTTCTGCAGACAAGCCCGACCTTGCCGCTGTTGCCGCGGCGGTAAAGCGTGCCGGTTATGGGGTGGGGCAGGATGAAATCGACCTTGATATTACCGGCATGACCTGCGCCTCATGCGTGCGGCGGGTGGAAAAAGCCTTGTCCGCTGTGGAGGGGGTGAAAGAGGCGGTGGTGAATTTTGCCACCAGCCGCGCCCATGTGCGTTTTTTCAGGCAGGCGGTGACAGCCCGGCAGTTGCAGGACGCGGTGGCAAAGGCGGGCTATGAGGCGCATGTGGCCACAAAGGCCGGCGGCAGCCGTGACGCGGCAAAGGAAGGCGCTGGTCCTGGCCGTGCGCTGCTTGTCGCCGCGGCGCTGACCCTGCCGGTGTTTCTGCTTGAAATGGGCAGCCATCTTGCCCCGCCCTTTCATCATTGGCTGCTGGCCCATATCGGTGAACAGCCATTGCGGATTTTCAGCTTTGTGCTGACAACCGTTGTGCTGTTTGGCCCTGGCCGGCGCTTTTTCAAAACCGGCATACCGGCGCTGTTGCGCGGTGGACCGGATATGAACTCGCTTGTGGCGGTCGGTGCTTTTGCCGCCTGGAGTTATTCCACTGTGGCAACCTTTGCCGGCCGGTTGCTGCCGGAAGGCGCAAACCATGTTTATTTTGAAGCCGCGGCGGTGATTGTGACGCTGATTTTGCTTGGCCGTTATCTTGAAGCCGGAGCGCGCGGCAAAACTGGCGAGGCGATCCGCGCGCTGGCCGGGTTGAAGCCGGCTTCAGCGCGGGTTGTGCGCGCGGGAACAGAGGCGGATATTCCGGTTGAAGATGTGGCGATTGGCGATATTGTGGCGATTCGCCCGGGTGAAAAACTGCCGGTTGACGGGGTGATTGTCGATGGGGCTTCCCATATTGATGAAGCGATGATGACCGGTGAGCCGATGCCGGTGGCGAAAAGCGCCGGCGGGCAGGTTTTTGCCGGAACCGTCAATGGCAGCGGTGCTTTTCACTATCGGGCTGAGAAAATCGGCGCGGATACATTTCTGGCGCGGATTCAACAGATGGTGGAAGATGCGCAAAACGCCCGCCTGCCCATTCAGGCGCTGGTGGACAGGGTGACGGAATGGTTTGTACCAGGGGTTTTTGCCATCGCCATTGTGACTTTTGTCCTGTGGATGGTTTTCGCCCCTGCCCCTGCCTTGCCGCA
This is a stretch of genomic DNA from Candidatus Tokpelaia hoelldoblerii. It encodes these proteins:
- a CDS encoding Peptidase (bhsal03950), which gives rise to MSRKSGRQTIQAHFSCRAVLFSMLACFCPLFSFSAAQAETRSLRLYYVHTRERAEIVFKKDGRYVQSGLKKLNYFLRDWRRNEPTVMDPHLFDVVWQIYRLSGSNDYIHVVSAYRAPATNSMLRARSSSSGVAKNSQHTLGKAMDFYIPDVTLSRLRQIGMKQQSGGVGYYPASGSPFIHVDVGNVRHWPRMNRHDLLALFPNGRTIHIPSDGVPLSGYVQAMADYKARKGLPPQIMVAEAKENKQNGNPFPSLFGRKQDKVTPLVPQVKPQTPQEETMIAQLPEHNVPVPGFAGQADIEEIEDETAPLVAENSVTLPRNIPVPDTKPFTVAAIKQKTPETALAAIAAGLSPDVPIPGVKPLGLAATAPAAQAAPLALALVEQPLPQAVPLPQLRPVETPVQKKDAVGELIKQIEVIPVPADDFSPAATRPAQQGRSTLQLVTMDTDTGSKTGRLNHQAQNTTHRLRNVTQQAVVGEAAATLSGDDVLPLPQAISAYGWQHRQDYAD
- a CDS encoding Pb, Cd, Zn and Hg-transporting ATPase (bhsal03960), translated to MSKKNPAATQHKTSLVIEDMTCASCVRRVEKAIRGAIQAEEVSVNLATNRADIVSADKPDLAAVAAAVKRAGYGVGQDEIDLDITGMTCASCVRRVEKALSAVEGVKEAVVNFATSRAHVRFFRQAVTARQLQDAVAKAGYEAHVATKAGGSRDAAKEGAGPGRALLVAAALTLPVFLLEMGSHLAPPFHHWLLAHIGEQPLRIFSFVLTTVVLFGPGRRFFKTGIPALLRGGPDMNSLVAVGAFAAWSYSTVATFAGRLLPEGANHVYFEAAAVIVTLILLGRYLEAGARGKTGEAIRALAGLKPASARVVRAGTEADIPVEDVAIGDIVAIRPGEKLPVDGVIVDGASHIDEAMMTGEPMPVAKSAGGQVFAGTVNGSGAFHYRAEKIGADTFLARIQQMVEDAQNARLPIQALVDRVTEWFVPGVFAIAIVTFVLWMVFAPAPALPHALVAAVAVLIIACPCAMGLATPVSIMVGTGRAARLGVLFRRGDALQSLRDAAIIAFDKTGTLTQGRPELNSFTVAEGFDRRKVLALVAAVESRSEHPIGAALVKEAKTRNIPLPAVRKFTARAGYGVSGIAGKQEIAVGADRYMQALEVDISALADMAKTYAEQGATPFYAALDGKAAAAFGVADPLKPQTRATVQALKDMGVEAVMITGDNKLVAQVIAREAGIARNEAEVLPDGKVEAVRRLQQDGKRVAFVGDGINDAPALSAADTGIAIGTGTDVAIESADVVLMSGDPAGVVNAVGISRATIRNIKQNLFWAFAYNIALIPVAAGILYPRWGVQLSPVLSAGAMAFSSIFVLANALRLRRFKLVL
- a CDS encoding Hypothetical protein (bhsal03930); the protein is MKSLASTSCLFILGVGLAGCFPSSPPMVSPQNIPQGIEGKWADSNGIMSSFRNGVFETRAPDTQEKLSEGNYVLHSPTMVSIEIRSHVSGTVSQANCALVNTTRLLCTKSDGGKFALNRAG
- a CDS encoding Sigma-54-dependent Fis family transcriptional regulator (bhsal03940) — protein: MTGPVLIAVEDGVQRKRLAEMLLAAGYRIIDAESGYRALELLRRRRDIMLALVSLEMSDIREVDFIASIRAAGIATALIALVTHEDDTRLKRALAAGARDFLSLPASPLRLNVSVGNLLHHVMLEHRLHLLQQNSGKIIDIDDFVARSALMQHLIKAARAAAQDMKPLLVIGEAGTRPELLAHAIHHQAKNAAMPFIPVSCSATLDKDLSAGQWLRDIGKKLHAAKEATVFFNDIDMLDMDLQNGLLALLRAPAAKHIRLMASASASLAGRVRDGSFSAGLWQFIAQSELEIPPLRTRREDIPELVERILAQILMDTGKARITGVAGAAQALLLQHDWPNNHAELEALLYRAVLLSEGPLLGVHDFPQLLQNREETVHETGPENDLQALSTQPSLLALDESGHILSLAQMEKELIREAMKRYNGRISEVARRLKIGRSTLYRKLEEYDLVEKPAGG